The sequence below is a genomic window from Flavobacterium keumense.
CGGAAGAGCCTCTTTTTGAAGAAGAAGAAGTAGTAGCCGCTTTAGATGAGGAAACGGAAGAAGAAGAAGAAGAAGAAGAAGAAGAAATCGAAGCGCCATTCATACCTGCTTTTGAATTAGAAAAAGAGGAAGAATCTATCGAAGAAACACCTAAACAAGAAGCGGTTGAAATTTCTTTCGAAGAATTGATTGGTGGCAATTTTAGTGAAGACCTTTTTGTAAAAGTAGAAAGCAATTCGTTTGAAACTCCGATTGAAGAAGAACCAGAAGTAGCTGATGCTCCTTCTCTAACTCTTGACGAAATCGAACTTCCTGAAGAAGTAGCAGAACCAAAATCAGCAACACTTAACGAAAAATTAGCCAAAGGAATTCAAATCGATTTGAATGATCGTATCGCCTTTACGAAACATCTTTTTGGGAATGACCCTGAAGATTACAACCGTGTATTAAACCAATTAATTACGTTTAATACGTATTATGAAACCCGTGATTTCATCAGAGATATGGTGAAACCAGATTATAATAATTGGGAAGGAAAAGAAGAATACGAAGCACGTTTTATGGAAATTATTGAGAAAAAATTCTTGTAATTACCTAATTAATTGAACTCGCACCGAATGTCAAAATTATATATCGTTCCAACGCCTATTGGCAACCTCGAAGACATGACTTTTCGTGCTATTCGCATATTGAAAGAAGTGGATTTAATTCTTGCCGAAGACACCCGTACGAGTGGAAAATTATTGAAACATTTTGAGATTAGCACCCACATGCACAGCCACCACATGCACAATGAACACAAAACGGTGGAGAATGTCATTGCGAGATTACAAGCGGGAGAAACCATCGCATTGATTTCGGATGCAGGAACGCCTGCTATTTCAGATCCTGGCTTTTTATTGACACGCGCCTGTATTGAAAACGGTGTTGAAGTAGAATGTTTGCCTGGCGCCACGGCTTTTGTTCCTGCCTTGGTCAATAGCGGTTTACCTAACGACAAATTCATTTTTGAAGGTTTTTTGCCTGACAAAAAAGGAAGACAAACTCGTTATTTGGCTTTGGCCGAAGAAACCCGTACGATGATTTTGTATGTTTCGCCACACAAATTAGTAAAAACGTTGGCTGAATTTTGCACTTATTTTGGCGAAGACCGCCCCGTTTCGGTTTCAAGAGAATTATCCAAACTCCACGAAGAAAATGTCAGAGGTACAGTTAGAGAAGTATTGACTCATTTCGAAAAAACAGCTCCAAGAGGCGAAATCGTAGTGATTGTGGGAGGAAAACCAATAGTGAAAGAAGCGAAGAAAAATAAAATTGCATGAAAAAATTAAGATTATTGGGAAGTCTCTTAATACTTTTTCTTACCTCTTGTGATCCATATAGAGGCGCATTTATTGCAAACAGTAGTGAAGAAAAAATAATTGTAAATATTAAATACAATAAACAAAATGAAGAAATTAAGAGTTATAAACAAATTCATAATGGGTTTGAAAATTTTGTAAATTTTATACAAGAATATAATGGTTCAAAGGGAAATTTAATTGCAATTGATTCTACTAATTTTATTGCAACTTTTGAACTAAATCAAAGAGACACATTAGAAATTTGGGGAGGAATTCGACAATCAAATGATTTTGAAGAAATTGAAGAAGTCAATATCTATCCAAATAAAATAAAAAAGACAATAAAAGGAGAAGATATTCATAATATTTTTTTTGAAAGAAATCAGGGCTTTTATATTTACACCATTAAATAAATTAATCTATTATAAAAATTAAATTAATGTAAAAATGACTATAAACGCCTTTTTAGAAAAACTAAAACAAACACCCGAAGCCATTACTTTTGCAGAGACTATTGCAGCAATTGAAAGCAATTACGAATTTAGGCCTACTGCTTTTCAGAATGGAAACCAACACAATGGAGCAGGAGAAAATTCTGGTTCTTGCAAAGTATTTGCTTTCGCCAAAATTCAGCAATTGACCCAAGCGGAAACGTTAGCTTGCTTTGGCGGGTATTATTTTGACGAAGTTTTGAGCGACCCACAAGGAACCAACCACCAAAACATTCGCAATTTTATGCAATCAGGTTGGGACGGAATTCAATTTGAAGGAGAAGCGTTGACATTGAAATAAACCCAAATCCCAAATCACTATGCGTTGGACTATCAAACCAAAACCCCCGAAAGAACAAATTCAACAACTCGCCCAAGAGCTCAATGTTGATTCTTTAATTGCTGCTTTGTTGCTCCAACGCGGGATTACCACTTTTGACCAAGCCAAAACTTTCTTTCGCCCATCGTTAGATCATCTCCACGACCCCTACCTGATGAAAGATATGGATTTGGCTGTCAACCGAATCGAACAAGCCATTGCCAACCAAGAAAATATTTTAGTTTTTGGCGATTATGACGTGGACGGAACCACAGCAGTATCTTTGGTTTCTTCCTATTTAAAAAGTGTTTATCCCAATATTGCGACTTATATTCCAGACCGCTATGCCGAAGGGTACGGAATTTCATTTCAAGGCATTGACTTTGCCGAAGACAATGGTTTTTCGTTGATTATTGCTTTGGACTGCGGAATCAAATCCATTGATCATGTGACCTACGCCAAAGAAAAAAATATCGATTTTATCATTTGCGACCACCACAGACCGGGAGATTCCTTACCTGAGGCTATCGCTATTCTTGATCCAAAAAGAGACGATTGCACCTACCCTTACGACGAATTGTGCGGTTGCGGCGTGGGTTTCAAATTGATTCAGGCGTTGAGTCAAAATCGGAATCAAACTATAGACGATTTAATTCCGTATTTGGATTTAGTCGCCACAGCCATCGCAGCCGATATTGTTCCCATAACTGGTGAAAACAGAGTATTAGCGCATTTTGGCTTACAAGTGATTAATCAAGCACCGCGACCTGGAATTCAAGCGCTGATTCAACAAATAAAAAAACAAACACTCACCATAACCGATGTCGTTTTTGTCATTGCACCGCGAATTAACGCAGCGGGACGCATCAAACACGGGAATCAAGCAGTAGCACTGTTGACCGAATTTAATTTGGCTCAAGCCCAACAATTTGCCAAAGAAATTGAAGACTACAATTCGGAACGCAAAGGTTTAGACCAACAAATCACCCAAGAAGCGTTATTACAAATCGAAGAAAATCAAGAACAAGAGCGTTTTACAACAGTAGTTTTTCAAGAGAATTGGCACAAAGGTGTCATTGGAATTGTTGCTTCTCGACTGACTGAAACCTACTATCGACCAACTCTGGTTTTTACCCAAAGCGGCGACAACTATGCGGCTTCAGCACGTTCTGTAAGAGGTTTTGACGTGTACAATGCACTCGAAGCTTGTTCTGAACATTTGGAGCAATTTGGCGGACATAAATATGCTGCAGGAATGACTTTGAAAGCAGAGAATTACGAAGCTTTCAAAAATGCCTTTGAAAAAGTAGTACAAGAAACCATTGATTTTGAATTGCTCACTCCTGAACTTGAGGTAGATGCCGAAATCAATTTTTTAGAAATTACCCCAAAACTTGTTCGGATTTTAAAACAATTTGAGCCTTTTGGCCCACACAATATGACACCCGTTTTTGTAACTCAAAATGTCATCGACACAGGTTATCCAAAATTCATGGGCACTAATCAAGAACACATGCGCCTTTTTGTCAAACAAAATAATTCGGAAGGATTTGCTGCCATTGGTTTTAACCTAGCCCATAAAAAAGATTTGGTCGCCAATAGAAACCCCTTTCAAATGGCGTACTGCATTGATGAAAACGAATGGAATGGTCAATTAAGCCTACAACTCCGACTAAAAGATATTCAATAATGAAGCCAAAAAACGACCCTTACGAAGCCTTACGATACCGCGAATTCAATGTGTTTTTAATCTTGCGATTTGCCATGGTGTTTGCCTGGTCGATGCAATTTGTTGTGATTGAATGGCAAGTCTATAGCTTGACCAAAAGTGCCTTGTCCCTAGGAATTATTGGGTTAATGGAAATTATTCCTGCCGTTTCGATGGCGCTTTTTGCTGGACATATTGTCGATCAAAACGAGAAAAAAGGAATGCTTCTAAAATGTATTTTAGGATTTTTAACGATTAGTCTGGGATTGTTTTTACTGACTTGGCCTGTCATCGTTAGTGGTTGGTCAACCTATGCGGTATTGTACAGTATTTATTTCTTGGTGTTTTTAGGAGGACTAGTCCGCTCTTTTTTAGGACCAACCGTTTTCTCTTTAATGTCGCAAATTGTTCCTAAAAAAGCTTATTCCAATGCGGCCACTTGGAGCAGTTCGGTCTGGCAAATTGCTTCCGTTTTAGGACCTGCCATAGCAGGATTTTCTATTACCTGGATTGGTGTGCATTGGTCGATGTGTTCTGTAGTGGGTTTTGCTACTATCGCTTTGATTACCCTTTCAAAAATTGAATCCAAACCGATTTTGAATCCAAAAATTGGAGAACCCGTGATGCAAAGTTTGAAAGAAGGTGTAAAATTTGTGTTTCAAAATAAAACGATTTTAGGAGCTCTTTCGTTAGATATGATTGCGGTCTTGTTTGGAGGTGCTGTAGCGTTACTACCCATTTTTGCCCAAGATATTCTAAAAGTGGGTTCAGAAGGTTTTGGAATCTTGCGAGCCGCTCCTGCTATTGGGGCATTCTTAACGATGTTTGTATCGGCTTATGTGCCTTTGAATAAAAATGCAGGTATGAAATTGCTGGTTGCTATTTTCGCTTTCGGGGTTTGTATCATTGTCTTTGGATTGTCCACTATTTTCTGGTTATCTGTTTTTGCCTTGTTCATGAGCGGGGTGGTAGATGGGATTTCTGTGGTGATTCGTCAAACTATTTTACAATTGAAAACGCCTGACCATATGCGAGGGCGTGTAGCTGCTGTCAACTCTATTTTTGTGGGTTCATCTAACGAATTAGGGGCTTTTGAAAGTGGATTGACTGCTAAGTTAATGGGAACCGTAACCGCAGTCGTTTTTGGCGGAAGCATGACTCTTTTAACGGTCTTGATTACAGGAATTTCTTCGCCTACATTCCGAAAATTGGATTTAGAAAAAGACTTGGAAGAACATCGAAAAGAGGGATAGATTGATTTAAAATTAGTTGGAATGTAACATTTTGTAGAAAAAAATACTAATTGCACAATCTTAAAAAATTATTATTTATGAAATTTAATTTGGACCTTCCTGAAAAAGGAACTAAGAATTTATTTGTTTATTTATGTTTTTTATTAATTGCACTTATTGGTATTTTCTATGGTAATTCCATTAAAGCCGAATTTAAATTTCTACGTATTTGGGACACTTCAAATATTCTGTTGCTGCTTTTAGGAGTTCCTTTTTTATTTTTATTTGAACGTTTGCACATTCCAAATTTTTGGGAGAATAAAATTGCAATCAAACACAAGCTATATCTTCCAATCGCAATTGGTGCTGTTTTCGGCTTACTTGACATTTTTGTGATAAAAGTTTTAATGCATCCAGAGCCTTATTCATCTCTTCCTCCCTACTTACAGCCTTTTCCCTATTCTTTCTTTTTATTTTTTTCAGGCGCATTAGAAATTGAAGTTTTTTATAGATTAATTCCGATATCACTTATCTTATTACTCTCTTTAGTTATAAAAAAGAATAGCTATTCCAATTATTTCTTTTGGATTGCTGCAGTATTGACTGCAATTAGAGAACCTTTAGAGCAATTACCATCAGAGGGTACTTTTCTCATAATATATTCTTTATTTACGGGTTTTCTAATGAACATTTTACAAGTAATTTACTTCAAAAAATATGGCTTTTTAAGCTGTCTTTTTATTCGACTTGGGCATTATCTGTTTTGGCATATTCTTTTAGGTGTCTATGTTGAATTTTTTGAACTAGTTTAGGATTTATAATTATTAAGAATACTATGCCAACAACCCCTGAACACAACGAGCGAATTGCTAAAATGACTTTTGCTTCAGTCTATCCGCTTTATCTTGCAAAAGTAGAACGAAAAGGCAGAACCAAAGAAGAATTGCATCAAGTAATTACTTGGCTGACGGGATTTGACGACACTACACTCTTCCAACTCATGGATGAAAAAGTGACTTTCAAAACCTTTTTTGAAAGAGCGCAGTTGAACCCAAAAGCCCAATTAATTACAGGAACTATTTGTGGTTACAAAATTGAAGAAATTGAAAACGCCTTGACACAACAAGTGCGGTATTTGGATAAGTTAGTCGATGAACTAGCAAAAGGTAAAAAATTAGATAAAATTTTAAGATAACAATGCATATTCCAAAAATAAACCTGATAACAGATAAAAATGAAATGATTTCATTTATGAAACAATTCAGTTTTGCAACTATCATTACTGTCAAAGATGAACTTCCTATTGCAACCCATCTCCCATTTGTAGTAAAAGAAAAAGAGGGCAATATTCTACTTTCGTCTCATTTTAACAAAGCAAATGAGCAATGGAAAACTATTGAAAACAGCAAAATTTTAGTTATTTTTAGTGAGCCACATGCTTATATCTCTCCTACAAATTACGACACCCTTTTAAGTGTTCCTACCTGGAACTACATTTCTATTCATGCTTACGGTAAAGGAAAAATACTGACCAAAAAAGCAGAGGTCATAAAATCACTTGAAGATAGCATTGATAATTACGAAATTTCATTCAGAGAGCAATGGGATAATTTTCCTGAGGATTATAAATTAAAAATGTCAAATGGGGTAGTTGCATTTGAGATATTAGTTTCTAATTTGCAAGGAAATAAAAAATTAAGTCAGAATAAATCAGAGACCGAAAAGCAAAAAATTATTACTACACTATCAAAAAGTAATGATTTAAATGAAAAATTAATTGCAAAATACATGAAAAATATGAATAAGGCGTAACAAATTTTATTCTCATAAAATGGTATAAACCCACGTGAAATTATTCAAACTTTTTTATTTTAAAAGTATCTCCATCAAAAACACCGTAAGTAAAATAAGTAATCCAATCGCCTAAATTCACGTAGTCAGAGTTATTGCCTAAAGGAAAAACCATCGGTAAATGACGGTGTCCAAAAACAAGGTAATTGTAGTGCTTGGTTTCTAGTTTACGTTTGGAATACTGAATCAACCACTCGTTTTCTTCTCCCAAAAAAACTACATCTTCGGCACCCGAAATCAATTTGTTTTTCACCGAAAGGTATTGGGCTAAACCCACTCCCAAATCCGGATGCAACCAACGGAAAAACCATTTAGCCACTGGATTAGTAAACAGTTTCTTCATGCGTTTGTACCCTTTGTCACCAGGTCCTTTACCATCTCCATGGCCTATCAAAAAGGTTTTGTCACCAAAAGTAAATTCTTGATTGTCGCGATACACCTGTATATTGAGTTCTTTCTGAAAATAATCTTCCATCCACAAATCGTGGTTGCCCACAAAGAAATAAATAGGAATTCCGCTGTCACGAATTGCAGCCAATTTACCTAAAATACGTACAAATCCTTTTGGAACAACCGTTTTGTATTCAAACCAAAAATCAAACAAATCACCCAATAAAAAAATAGCTTCGGCATCTTGTTTTACCTCATCCAACCAAGCCACAAATTTTTGTTCCCTTGGGAAACTCAATTCGGCAGTTGGCGCTCCAAAATGCTGATCGGAAGCGAAATATATTTTTTTGTTATTGGCTAATGACATCTGTTTTGAATTACAAATTATCGCTGGCAAACCACTCTGCAAATGACGAATCGGTTTCTTGAAGCTTTAAAGAGAATAATTTGATGGAATCAGGTAATCTATTTTTGATGCGTTGGGCAAAATCAATCACCATATTTTCACTTGTAGGTTGGTAATCGACTAAAATCACATGATGCCCACGCGATTTCAATTCGTTAGCCAACTCAACATGAGGGGTAGTTTCATTAAAAACAGTAGCGTGATCAAACTGATCTACAATTTCTTCTTTCACAATTTTTTTCAAATCAGAAAAATCAATCACCATTCCAAATTTTACATCATTTCGATTCACAATAGGTTTACCAATCACCGTTACCGATAATTTATAACTGTGTCCGTGTACGTTTTTACATTTACCGTCATAGCCATATAAAGCGTGACCGGTTTCAAAACTAAATTGTTTGGTGATTCTAATATTGCTCATTCCATTGTGTATTTGACTGCAAACTTACAAATAATTAAGGGTTTTGGTCTCTTTTTTTGGCACGGATATACATCCAATACGCCAATCCTACTAAAATTAAAAAAGGAATAAAAGATCCTATCAAAACGCCAATTTGGTAATTCCCGTCTGGAGCTTGTTTGATTTTTTGGGCAATATTTACTTGTTGCAATACTACTAACATACTATTCTGCTATTTTTTAAAGGCTGCCAGGGCCGTTTTAGTTGCTTCAGAAACTGCTAATTTTCCAGTGATTGCAGCTCTTTCAACTAATAAAGTATCCCAATGTTCTGTTCCTTCCCAAAGCACTTTTTTCATGGCTGTTAGCGCTTCTGGATTATAGGTTGCGAGTTGGCGCGTGAATTCAGCAACCGCTTCGTCTAATTTTTCAATAGATTCAAAGGTATTGGCATACAACCCTTTTTCTTTGGCCCAAGCCGCTGATTTCCATTCTTGTGCAGTTAAAGACAATTCTGCTAAAGCCGTTTTTCCTATCTTTCTGGATACGGCAGGTTCTATCACAAAAGGTCCGATACCAATCGCTAATTCCGATAATTTTATGCTTGCTTCTTGAGTTGCCAAAACATAATCACAAGCTGCTGCAATGCCTACACCTCCTCCTACTGTTTTCCCTTGCACGCGACCTATAATAAGTTTTGGGCATTTTCGCATCGCATTGATCAAGTGAGCAAATCCTGAAAAGAAAGTTTTGCCTTCTGTTTCGTTGGTCACTGCAAGTAATTCATCAAAAGAAGCGCCAGCACAAAAAGTAGCCGTTCCTTGACTTTTTAAAACCACTACTGCCACGTCTGGGTTTTGTCCCAAAGTCTCGATAGTCTCAGTTAATTGATACAACAACTGTGCTGGAAAAGAATTACTAGCAGGATGTCCAAATTCAATCGTAGCAACTCTAGCATCGATAGAAATGGATATAGCCCCCTTCGAATTGTGTAATGCCATAGCAGAAATTTTAATGTAAAGTTAAAACTATTCTGTTAGTTTACTCTTTTTTTAAAAAGAATGGTGTGATTTTTTTCTACGATTAGGAATTTAAACTCAAATTAACCTATATTTGTTACCTACACTGGGGATGTAGCTCAGTTGGCTAGAGTGCTTGACTGGCAGTCAAGAGGTCGTGGGTTCGAGCCCCATCTTCTCCACAACACTAAAACTCCTTAAGAAATTAAGGAGTTTTTATGTATCTGTCTTGTCCTGAAAAAAATTGACTAAAAATTAAGAATTATGTCAAAAGTAAAAACCTCATTTTTCTGTCAAAACTGCGGTACGCAATATGCCAAATGGCAAGGGCAATGCAATGCCTGTAAAGAATGGAATACCATTGCCGAAGAAATTGTTCAGAAACAAGAAAAAGTAGCTTGGAAAAGCGAACCGAAAGTTGCTGGAAAAGCACCCAAACCTTTGCGAATCAATGAAATCGACTCTACTCAAGAAATTCGACTAGACACAACTGACAACGAACTCAATCGCGTTTTAGGGGGCGGTATTGTTCCTGGATCTTTGATTCTTTTAGGCGGTGAACCGGGTATTGGAAAAAGTACACTTTTGCTTCAAATTTCCCTCAGTTTACCTTATAAAACACTTTATGTTTCGGGTGAAGAAAGCCAAAAACAAATAAAAATGCGCGCGGAACGCATTACCCCAAACGGCGATAATTGTTACATCTTAACCGAGACAAAAACTCAAAATATATTCAAGCAAATTGAAGCCATTCAACCTGAAATTGTCATCATTGACTCCATTCAAACGCTTCACACTGATTATATCGAATCCACCCCAGGCAGTATTTCTCAAATTAGAGAAACTACAGCTGAGTTGATTAAATTTGCTAAAGAAACCAATATTCCTGTCATTTTAATTGGACATATTACCAAAGATGGTACCATAGCTGGGCCAAAGATTTTAGAACACATGGTTGATACCGTTTTGCAATTTGAAGGCGACCGAAATCATGTGTACCGCATTTTGCGTTCGCTAAAAAACCGATTTGGCTCTACTTCTGAAATTGGTATTTACGAAATGTTGGGCAGCGGCTTGCGCGAAGTGTCCAACCCATCTGAGATTTTGATTTCGCACAAAGATGAAGAATTATCAGGAACTGCTATTGCTACTACCTTAGAAGGCATGCGACCTTTGATGCTCGAAATACAAGCTTTAGTAAGCACCGCTGTATATGGAACACCCCAACGTAGCACGACGGGATACAATGCCAAAAGACTGAATATGATTTTGGCGGTTTTAGAAAAACGAGCTGGTTTCCGTTTAGGAGCCAAAGACGTTTTCTTAAACGTAACGGGCGGAATCTCTGTGGACGACCCCGCTATCGATTTAGCAGTTGTAGCGGCAATTTTGTCTTCCAATGAGGACATTCCTGTCAATAAAGATTTTTGTTTTGCTGGCGAAGTGGGTCTTTCAGGCGAAATTAGACCTGTGAACCGTGTGGATCAACGCATTCAAGAAGCGGAAAAATTAGGGTTTTCTACCATTTTTGTATCCAAGTACAACAAAATCGCATTGAAAAATCCCGGAATTAAAATTCGTCTAGTAGCTAAAATTGAAGATGTGGCAGGAGAATTATTTGGGTAAAAAACAAGACTTAATACAATTAAAAAGACTTATCTGCCTCATAGCAGAAAACGAATCGTTAATAGCACGTTAATTATTACCATGTTCTTTTTATTATTCTGTAACTTTAAGTAAAACAGTATTTTAACTTAAAACAATGAATCATGAAAAGACAAACTGGAATTTGGATTGACAGCTCAAAAGCTATTATTGTTAGCCTAAACGGCAAAAAAGAAAGTATTACCGAAATTGATTCGACCATTGAAAACAAATCCTATCCTAATCGTGAAGGAAACAAAGGTACATTTTCAGGAAGTCATCACAGTGCTAGCGAAACCCAATTGAATAATCGTAAGAAAGAACAAACCAATTACTTTATGGACTCTATAATTGATTATATCAAAAGATCGGATGAATTGTATGTGTTTGGTCCTGCAAGTGCTAAAACCGAATTAAAAAAAAGAATCCAAACGGAGAAAATTATTGCGCCAGATAAACTAAAAGGTGTTGACACCTCTGATAAATTAACCATCAATCAGATTGTAGCCAAGGTTCGGAATTTCTATGATCAGTAAAATCAAAAAGGCTTCATTGTATAAATGAAGCCTTTTTAAATTGAAAAATAAAATTAACTATTCGTATTTATGAAATGCTTTTTTGTTAAAGAAAAGTAGAATCCCCACCCCTGTAGAAATAGCTACATCAGCTACATTAAAGATGGCATTAAAAAAGGTAAATTCTTTTCCGCCCCAAATAGGCAACCACGAAGGCAAATTCCCTTGCCAAATAGGAAAATAAAACAGGTCAACTACCTTACCATGAAACCAAGTACCATAGGGCTTGTTCGAAAACAAAGTCGCTACATTTTGTTGACTATCATCAAACGTTACCCCATAAAAAACGGAGTCTAAAATATTCCCGAAAGCACCTGCCATAATCAACGCAATGGCCACAATCAAATAGTTAGAACTGCGTCTTCTTTCAACCGAATCCCAAAGCCAGTACCCTATTCCTGCTACAGCAAATAAACGAAATACGGTCAGTATTAATTTGCCGTACTCTCCCGGAATTCGTGTACCCCATGCCATTCCTTCGTTTTCAATGAAGTAAATTTTAAACCAAGAAAATACCTCCACTTCTTCACCCAAAATGAAGTTAGTCTTAATATAAATTTTAGACACCTGATCTACAACTAATACAAGTAGCACTAGTAGATAAGCGTTTCGTAATGATATTGATTTGTATTCCATGGCGCAAAAGTAACTAATTTCCAAAAATAAAAATTCCAAATTCCAGCTTTTCTAATCAGAAATTTTGGAATTTGGAATAGTACAAATACTCTCTGTGTTGTTTATCGTTGCATATTTTTTGCTTCGATACTCATCGTAGCGTGAGGCACAATCAATAAGCGTTCTTTGCTAATTAATTTTCCAGTTACTTTACACACTCCGTAGGTTTTATTTTCAACACGGAAAAGCGCATTTTTCAAGTCACGAATGAACTTTTCTTGACGAATGGCTAATTGTGAATTGGCTTCTTTAGACATGGTTTCGCTACCTTCTTCAAACGCTTTGAATGTTGGAGACGTATCGTCTGTTCCATTATTCAAATCATTCATATAAGCGCTCTTAATCAAGTCCAAATCTTCTTGAGCTTTTACTATCTTTTTTTGAATTAATTCTTTAAATTCTGCTAAATCTGCATCTGAGTATCTTGCAATTTCATCTACCATGACTCAATCTATTTAGTGATTATTATTTTTGTTTTTATATCATCAAATTCTATTTCTAAGCCGTTGACTACTTCATTTTCAAAAACCAAACTTTCGGTTAAAGTTTCTGACTTGATATAGTCTTCGTTTGCTAACACTGCTTCTTGTAATTCAGCATTGTGTTGTAACGTCACTTTAATTTTATCTGTTACCTCAAAACCTGAATCCTTACGGATGTTTTGGATTCGGTTGACCAATTCTCTTGCAATACCTTCTTGCTTCAATTCTGCCGAAATGGTGATGTCTAACGCCACTGTAATTCCGTTAGAATTAGCCACTAACCAACCCTCAATATCTTGCGATGTAATTTCTACATCTTCTATAGTTAAAGATACAGTATTTCCGGCAATAACAATAGCTATACTTCCTTCACGTTCCAATTCGTTGATTTGATCTGGCGAAAATCCTTGTATCTCTTTAGAAATCAAGCCCATATCTTTACCAAAACGAGGTCCTAACGTCTTGAAATTAGGCTTAATTTGTTTCACCAAAATCCCTGAAGCATCGTCTAAAAGCACTACTTCTTTCACGTTTACTTCGGCTTTTATTAAGTCTGATACTGCTTCGATTTCGGCTCTCTGATTGTTGTCAAGTACCGGAATCATTACCTTTTGCAATGGTTGACGCACTTTAATCATCTCTTTTTTACGAAGAGATAATACCAATGATGAAATCGTTTGTGCTTTTTGCATTTTGCTTTCCAACGATTTATCAACAAAGTTTTCAACGTGTTCTGGAAATTTTGCCAAATGTACACTCTCAAATCCTTCTGAATGTGTTGCCTGTGTTAAGTCTTTGTATAATTTGTCCATATAAAATGGCGCAATTGGAGCAGCCAATTTACTTATGCTTAACAAACAAGTGTATAAAGTTTGATAAGCCGCGATTTTATCTTGGGCATACTCTCCTTTCCAAAAACGTCTTCTACACAAACGAACGTACCAGTTACTCAAGTTTTCCTGAACAAATTCAGAAATCGCTCGAGCTGCTTTGGTTGGCTCATAATCAGCATACGCTTCGTCAACTACCTGAACTAAAGTGTGTAGTTCGGATAAAATCCAACGGTCAATTTCTGGTCGCTCCGCCAAAGGAATTTCCGCTTCTGAATACGTAAATCCATCAATGTTAGCATATAAAGCAAAGAAAGAATAAGTGTTGTAAAGTGTTCCAAAGAATTTTCTACGCACCTCAGCCACCCCTTCAATATCAAATTTCAAGTTATCCCAAGGATTCGCATTGGATATCATGTACCAACGAGTTGCATCTGGACCGTATTCTTTCAAAGTTTCAAAAGGATCAACGGCAT
It includes:
- a CDS encoding MFS transporter, giving the protein MKPKNDPYEALRYREFNVFLILRFAMVFAWSMQFVVIEWQVYSLTKSALSLGIIGLMEIIPAVSMALFAGHIVDQNEKKGMLLKCILGFLTISLGLFLLTWPVIVSGWSTYAVLYSIYFLVFLGGLVRSFLGPTVFSLMSQIVPKKAYSNAATWSSSVWQIASVLGPAIAGFSITWIGVHWSMCSVVGFATIALITLSKIESKPILNPKIGEPVMQSLKEGVKFVFQNKTILGALSLDMIAVLFGGAVALLPIFAQDILKVGSEGFGILRAAPAIGAFLTMFVSAYVPLNKNAGMKLLVAIFAFGVCIIVFGLSTIFWLSVFALFMSGVVDGISVVIRQTILQLKTPDHMRGRVAAVNSIFVGSSNELGAFESGLTAKLMGTVTAVVFGGSMTLLTVLITGISSPTFRKLDLEKDLEEHRKEG
- a CDS encoding FMN-binding negative transcriptional regulator translates to MHIPKINLITDKNEMISFMKQFSFATIITVKDELPIATHLPFVVKEKEGNILLSSHFNKANEQWKTIENSKILVIFSEPHAYISPTNYDTLLSVPTWNYISIHAYGKGKILTKKAEVIKSLEDSIDNYEISFREQWDNFPEDYKLKMSNGVVAFEILVSNLQGNKKLSQNKSETEKQKIITTLSKSNDLNEKLIAKYMKNMNKA
- a CDS encoding DUF2200 domain-containing protein, translated to MPTTPEHNERIAKMTFASVYPLYLAKVERKGRTKEELHQVITWLTGFDDTTLFQLMDEKVTFKTFFERAQLNPKAQLITGTICGYKIEEIENALTQQVRYLDKLVDELAKGKKLDKILR
- a CDS encoding HopJ type III effector protein, with amino-acid sequence MTINAFLEKLKQTPEAITFAETIAAIESNYEFRPTAFQNGNQHNGAGENSGSCKVFAFAKIQQLTQAETLACFGGYYFDEVLSDPQGTNHQNIRNFMQSGWDGIQFEGEALTLK
- the rsmI gene encoding 16S rRNA (cytidine(1402)-2'-O)-methyltransferase; this encodes MSKLYIVPTPIGNLEDMTFRAIRILKEVDLILAEDTRTSGKLLKHFEISTHMHSHHMHNEHKTVENVIARLQAGETIALISDAGTPAISDPGFLLTRACIENGVEVECLPGATAFVPALVNSGLPNDKFIFEGFLPDKKGRQTRYLALAEETRTMILYVSPHKLVKTLAEFCTYFGEDRPVSVSRELSKLHEENVRGTVREVLTHFEKTAPRGEIVVIVGGKPIVKEAKKNKIA
- the recJ gene encoding single-stranded-DNA-specific exonuclease RecJ → MRWTIKPKPPKEQIQQLAQELNVDSLIAALLLQRGITTFDQAKTFFRPSLDHLHDPYLMKDMDLAVNRIEQAIANQENILVFGDYDVDGTTAVSLVSSYLKSVYPNIATYIPDRYAEGYGISFQGIDFAEDNGFSLIIALDCGIKSIDHVTYAKEKNIDFIICDHHRPGDSLPEAIAILDPKRDDCTYPYDELCGCGVGFKLIQALSQNRNQTIDDLIPYLDLVATAIAADIVPITGENRVLAHFGLQVINQAPRPGIQALIQQIKKQTLTITDVVFVIAPRINAAGRIKHGNQAVALLTEFNLAQAQQFAKEIEDYNSERKGLDQQITQEALLQIEENQEQERFTTVVFQENWHKGVIGIVASRLTETYYRPTLVFTQSGDNYAASARSVRGFDVYNALEACSEHLEQFGGHKYAAGMTLKAENYEAFKNAFEKVVQETIDFELLTPELEVDAEINFLEITPKLVRILKQFEPFGPHNMTPVFVTQNVIDTGYPKFMGTNQEHMRLFVKQNNSEGFAAIGFNLAHKKDLVANRNPFQMAYCIDENEWNGQLSLQLRLKDIQ